The following nucleotide sequence is from Mucilaginibacter sp. cycad4.
CAAGCCATCTGCTTACTGTCTCTGCTCCACCGATCCCGTAGCGACGGCTTGCTTCTGTCAGGCTCAGACCTTCTTCTTCTATCTCCCTGACTACTTTTTGTTTAAAGCTAATACTGTACCGAACTACTCTTACGCTACTTCTTGTCATGTTTCCTGCCTTTTTGTTAACCTTTTTTTGTCAACCTATTTCAGGACAGGACATAGTTACAAATTACGATCCTTAATGAAAAATCCTCCATACCGTCATGCTGAACTTGTTTCAGCACCCCACTGGACGGGTGGGCGATTTGCCTGGCAGTGTGCTTAGCGTATGAGGTGCTGAAACAAGTTCAGCATAACCCTACCAAAGTAAAACGCCTTAAGAACCGAGTCCTTAAGGCGTTTTACTTTAGCGTATTTTCAAGCTTACACATTTACAGCGCAAAGCTCACGAACTTTGGCTACTACAAAATCAACCTCTTCTTTGGTGTTATATTTCGAGAAGGAGAAACGTACCGATGGCCTTGATGAACTGGCCCCGATAGCGGTTAGCACATGTGAGCCAATATCGCTGCCCGAACTGCATGCACTACCGCCTGAAGCCGAGATACCGGCAATATCGAGATTAAACAGCAGCATATCGCTCATTTCCATTTCGGGGAAAGCTACGTTAAGCACTGTATACAAGCTTTTTGCGGGATCTGTTTCGCCGTTAAAGCTTACACCCGGTACGTTAGTAATCAGTTGCTCCATCATGTATGATTTTAAGCCCTGAATATGATTTTGGTGCTGCTCCATTTCGGCATAAGCCAGTTCAAGCGCCTTGGCCAAACCTACTATGCCGTAAATATTTTCGGTACCGCCGCGCATGTTGCGTTCCTGCGCGCCGCCATAAATAAATGGTTTTATCTTTATTTTATGATTGATATGCAGGAAACCTACACCCTTAGGCCCATGCAATTTATGACCGGCACATACCAGGAAGTGGGCTTTAAGTTTGCTCAGATCATGCTGGTAATGGCCCATAGTTTGCACGGTGTCGCAATGGTAAATGGCGTTGTATGCTTCGCAGAGGTCGCCCACGCGTTCCATATCCGATAGTGTACCTATTTCATTATTAGCGTGCATCAGCGATACAAAACTGCGTTCATTGTCTTTAAGCAAGGTTTCAAGATGATCATAATCAACGGTGCCTTTGCTATCAATATTTACAAAACTCAATTTAATTAAGCCCGATTTCTCCATCGCTTCCAGCGTATGGAGCACTGCGTGATGCTCGGTATGGCTGGTGATGGCGTGGGTAATGTTATGATCAATGATCCCGCACCTGATGGCCGTATTGTCGGCTTCGGTGCCGCTTGAGGTAAAGAAGATCTCGGCGGGCGAGGTGTGCAGTAAACCGGCAATCGTTTTTCGCGAACGCTCAATTAAAGTACGTGCTTCCCTGCCATGGGCATGTATTGACGACGGATTACCAAACTGGTTTTCCATCACCTTATACATCTCCTTCATTACATCAGGGTCAAGCGGTGTAGTGGCGGCATTATCAAAATAAACGCGCATTCTTTTAAATTTATAAATTAATGGATCAGTAACTTCAAAACACATGCCCGGTATTATATATAGGCAAGCAGCCAACGGTATTTACCGCTGGTTGCCTGCTATTTTTAATACCAGTAAATTAACCTTTCAGTTGTAAGATCTCCTTAATATCAGTGATGATCTTATTAGCCAAACCGTTTGCCACGGTTTCAGAATTTCCTTCAGAGTAGATTCTGATAATAGGCTCGGTATTTGATCTCCGCAAATGTACCCATTCTTTATCAAATTCTATTTTCAGGCCATCAATTGTTGAGTGGGGCTGTTTGATGTATTTCTCTTCCACTTTGCTCAATAGCCCATCAATATCCATCTCGGGCGTTAAAGTGATCTTGTTTTTCGAAATAAAATAACCCGGATATGACGAACGTAAACTTGAAACCGACTTGCCATACTTAGCTAAATGGGTTAAAAACAACGCTATGCCAACTAAAGCGTCACGACCGTAATGTAACTCAGGGTAAATAACCCCGCCATTACCTTCGCCGCCTATAACCGCGTTAACTTCTTTCATTTTGTTAACAACGTTAACCTCTCCAACTGCAGCTGCATGGTATTCGCCGCCTGCTTTTTCAGTAACGTCACGCAGCGCACGGGTTGATGACAGGTTAGATACCGTATTGCCCACATTGTTTTTCAAAACATAATCGGCTACGGCAACCAGTGTATATTCTTCGCCAAACATATTGCCATCTTCACACACAAAGCAAAGGCGGTCAACATCCGGATCGACTGCTATACCCAAATCGGCACGCTTGCTAACTACTTCTTTTGATAGTGCAATCAGGTTTTCCGGAAGCGGCTCGGGGTTATGCGGGAAATTACCATCCGGCTCACAATACAATTCGTGAACAGTTTCAACGCCTAAAGCTTTCAGTAAAGCCGGTACAAAAATACCACCTGTTGAGTTAACGCAATCTATTACCACTTTAAAGTTGGCTTTCTTTATAGCCTCAACATCAATCAATGGCAAAGCCAACACAAGGTCGATGTGTTTTTGCAGCCAGGTATCATCAGGGGTAACTTTACCCAGATCGTTTACATCTGCATATTTAAAGTCGCTGTATTCGGCAATTGTTAGCACTTCTTTGCCATCGGCATCGCTGATGAACTCGCCATCGGCATTGAGCAGTTTAAGAGCGTTCCATTGTTTTGGGTTATGGCTTGCAGTAAGGATGATGCCACCCGCCGCCTGCTCACCGGTAACGGCAACCTCAACAGTCGGTGTAGTTGATAAACCAAGATCAATAACATCAATACCCAAACCCTGCAGTGTGCCAATAACAAGATTATTCACCATAGCACCCGATAAACGGGCATCACGGCCTACTACAATCTTTTTAATCCCTGATTTTTTCACAGCCCATGATCCGTAGGCCGAAGTAAATTTTACAATATCAAGCGGTGTTAAACCATCGCCAACGGCACCGCCTATGGTGCCGCGTATTCCTGAAATAGATTTTATTAATGTCAAAATGCGAAGTTTTTGGTGTGGTAAAAGTAAAAAATATAAGCTACAAATGATATTGTTTTAAGGATTTACGCAAACGCTTGCATATAAGGTTACGGTTAATTTATTGTTTTTTAATACGGTGCAGGGTGGTTTCAATTGTCATCCCTGCGCATTATTTTATGCTTAACGGGATAATGCTGCTGCTAAGTATTAAAATTTAAAGGATTTTTTAAGCTATTTGATAACTTTGGAAATTACAGCAAACAAAACACCTATAGTAAAAAACAATGCCCGATTATCTTTTAAACCTCGACCGGCATTTATTTTATTTCATTAATCATGACCTGTCCAATTCATTTTTCGACTGGATCATGCCCTTGTTGCGTAACCCCAAATTCTGGATCCCGCTGTATATTTTCATCATCATTTTTTGTTTATGGCGATATAAGAAGACCGGCGCTATCATTATAGTGCTGCTGGCGGCATCGGCAGGTGTTGCTGATTTCACCAGCGGCGTTATTATCAAACATAATATCCAGCGCCTTCGTCCCTGCCGTGATCCGGTTGTATCTGCAACCGATATCAGCCGTGTACCCTGTGGTAGCGGATATAGTTTTCCATCAACCCATGCCACCGACCATTTTGCCATGGCGATATTTCTTGGCTTTGTGTTTTTTAGAAAATGGAGATGGATATGGCTTTGGACGATACTTTGGGCAGGCAGCGTTTGCTTTGCACAGGTATACGTAGGGGTACATTTCCCGATAGATGTACTATGCGGCGCTTTATATGGGGCCTTTGTTGGATGGCTGTTTTCATTATTGTTTAAAAAATTACAACCTGCCTTTTAATGGGATATTGGAAAATTCTGCTGCTTTTTTTTGCTGCCTTTTTTGGCGGCACTTCTGTATTTTTATTTAAGGGCGATAACCATAAAACGCTGAAGCTGGTGCTGTCGTTCAGCGGGGCTTACCTGTTTGGCATTACCGTTTTACACTTGATTCCTGATGCCTACCACGGTAATGATAACTATGTTGGCGTATTCATATTGATAGGCTTCCTGTTCCAGATTGTGCTTGAACAATTTTCGGACGGGATTGAGCATGGCCACATGCACAAACACCCGCATGACCTGGCAGTTTTCCCAATAGGTATTATGGCAAGCCTTTGCCTGCATGCTTTTTTGGAGGGTATGCCGCTTGCACAAGGCAACCAGGACCAGTTGGTTTATGGCATTGCATTGCACCATATCCCGGCCGCATTTGCACTGGCAACAGTATTGCTAACCAACAAACAGGGTAAAAACAAAACCATACTTTTTGTGGCAGTATTCGCGGTAATGGCACCGGCAGGTTATTTTTTCAGCGACGCGTTAAGCAGCGGAAACATC
It contains:
- a CDS encoding cysteine desulfurase family protein, yielding MRVYFDNAATTPLDPDVMKEMYKVMENQFGNPSSIHAHGREARTLIERSRKTIAGLLHTSPAEIFFTSSGTEADNTAIRCGIIDHNITHAITSHTEHHAVLHTLEAMEKSGLIKLSFVNIDSKGTVDYDHLETLLKDNERSFVSLMHANNEIGTLSDMERVGDLCEAYNAIYHCDTVQTMGHYQHDLSKLKAHFLVCAGHKLHGPKGVGFLHINHKIKIKPFIYGGAQERNMRGGTENIYGIVGLAKALELAYAEMEQHQNHIQGLKSYMMEQLITNVPGVSFNGETDPAKSLYTVLNVAFPEMEMSDMLLFNLDIAGISASGGSACSSGSDIGSHVLTAIGASSSRPSVRFSFSKYNTKEEVDFVVAKVRELCAVNV
- the glmM gene encoding phosphoglucosamine mutase, which translates into the protein MTLIKSISGIRGTIGGAVGDGLTPLDIVKFTSAYGSWAVKKSGIKKIVVGRDARLSGAMVNNLVIGTLQGLGIDVIDLGLSTTPTVEVAVTGEQAAGGIILTASHNPKQWNALKLLNADGEFISDADGKEVLTIAEYSDFKYADVNDLGKVTPDDTWLQKHIDLVLALPLIDVEAIKKANFKVVIDCVNSTGGIFVPALLKALGVETVHELYCEPDGNFPHNPEPLPENLIALSKEVVSKRADLGIAVDPDVDRLCFVCEDGNMFGEEYTLVAVADYVLKNNVGNTVSNLSSTRALRDVTEKAGGEYHAAAVGEVNVVNKMKEVNAVIGGEGNGGVIYPELHYGRDALVGIALFLTHLAKYGKSVSSLRSSYPGYFISKNKITLTPEMDIDGLLSKVEEKYIKQPHSTIDGLKIEFDKEWVHLRRSNTEPIIRIYSEGNSETVANGLANKIITDIKEILQLKG
- a CDS encoding phosphatase PAP2 family protein, coding for MPDYLLNLDRHLFYFINHDLSNSFFDWIMPLLRNPKFWIPLYIFIIIFCLWRYKKTGAIIIVLLAASAGVADFTSGVIIKHNIQRLRPCRDPVVSATDISRVPCGSGYSFPSTHATDHFAMAIFLGFVFFRKWRWIWLWTILWAGSVCFAQVYVGVHFPIDVLCGALYGAFVGWLFSLLFKKLQPAF
- a CDS encoding ZIP family metal transporter gives rise to the protein MGYWKILLLFFAAFFGGTSVFLFKGDNHKTLKLVLSFSGAYLFGITVLHLIPDAYHGNDNYVGVFILIGFLFQIVLEQFSDGIEHGHMHKHPHDLAVFPIGIMASLCLHAFLEGMPLAQGNQDQLVYGIALHHIPAAFALATVLLTNKQGKNKTILFVAVFAVMAPAGYFFSDALSSGNIGNLQHYFNRIMGVVIGIFLHISTTILFESSADHRFNMRKMMAVLAGVAIALLGFLKEL